AAGtttaattttaatctttaccataaacatcagtgattttaattaaaatgtaaactgaTATTAAAGTActtctgtttttgactgtttgtaattTCATAACTAACTCAGACTAAAAACTGAATCGCTAAGTAATGACAGAAAACACTTAATACcttaagaaacccaccacatcctaaaTAACCTTCCACAACTTCTTCCAtcttcattatattttacaggaaagcctaaatgcttacATACATGTAAATTGAGTAATGCGAGAGGCGATCTCTTTTCAATCATTACATATCTAGGAttaatcaagtaaaaaaataaaaatccgcaggtcacgtgtgttccgaactatgggttgtgatccgtacaaATGACACCCTTagttatttacaaatgtatacaTGTCcatcaaaaatattttgttgGTTTCAGCATCACACTGacttacaaataataaaaatcattttatttagttataccatctttaatatttcatataatttacgttaaaataaaatatcaagatGGGTGAAATATTGCTCCATTATCAtttaatatgtgtgcattttttgaTTCATGCACACTAgcaaaataaaaccattttaaatgacaattactaaatattttacagCTGCACTGGGACAGACCGTTTTATGTcattaaatgattatttatatGTGACTGACAACATATTTGCCATCTAAActtcttgcacacacacacacacacacacaccgtgtaACGGGTGTTTAAATGTTTACACGTTTTCTGCATACTAATTTAGCCTAATTATGTTAATGACAAGACTATATTTACATAGAAACATTATTACTGCTATTTGATCTGATGTAGCCTGATAACTGATGTGCAATAATTAACTGGGCCTGAAGTTTTTAACCATTTCTGTCACTTCAGCATGAATATAAAAGCGGTCACAAGCTTGCACAacattagctgtcaaaacatgttaaattcAATATCTTAAATCCATGTGTCATTACTTGATTCTTTTTATGTGACTGATAAAATGTTTGCCATCTAAACTTTTGTTGCACTCACATTATGTAAcgggtatttaaatgtttctgtaatGTCATGTCTGCTGCCGACAGACAAATTGCTTGTCGCTGGAATCTTGTCATGTTGCATGTTGTTAGGAGATGGTGTCAATCACATTTTGTGGatgtgttaaataaaacaaacagttcaagttagaattattaaacccctttgaattatttttttcttttttaaatatttcccaaatgatgtttaacagagcaaggaaatattcaaagtatgtctgatatttttctgctggagaaagtcttaattgttttattttggctagaataaaagcagttttttgtttcttaaacaccatttgaaggtcaaaattattagtccctttaagctatatattttttcgatagtctacagaccaaaccatcattatgcaataactggCCTAATTCCCCTAATctgcaatgataaaataaatcagttattagaaatgttattaaaattatttttagttatgtgttgaaaaaaaattttctctctctgttaaacagaaaatgagggggaaaaaataaacagggtggataataattcagaggggctgataattctgacttcaactgtacgtgtaACATTCTAATGTATGGGGGGGGAAGGCTCTGCTTAGCATGAATGTGTCTGTCCAAGAAAATCCTgataatttaatgacatttaaaaaaaattaaacaaaggctaaactagggctgcacaatatatcgtttctgCATGTATATcgtaatgtgtgcatctgcaatagtcacattgcaagacatgcaatgttgagtctggattatagttgaccaggagctacagaactgCATTTAACTACTGTTTCTTTCTTAAAATTCTCTTGTTTCTTgcccaaatatctacatttttaagtaaaatatatatatatatttttacttaccccactggcaaaTAACTGTacttgttttaaaaagcaaagtaaagtaagtaaagtaacaaagtaagaaaagcatctATTTGCATTATgaatattcaatttctgtacctgaatacactTAAAATCATCAAATAATCTTATGAAACCGTATTCATgtcgcaatatttattgcagatagataaaatatcacaatatctgAGATtaccaatattgtgcagccctagtctaaACACATACTGATAGTCAAATCACCAAATGTCCAGAGTCTAATAATCACCTCCAGTGGAGAGAAGTCATGGTTGACCAAAAAGGCAAGACCTCCCACTGGAACCACCAGAAACTCTGCTCTGAAAGTGTCGTGGTTCCCATCATAGGTTGCCCTGAACTTTGCATAGatcaggtagactgtggcataGGCACATCCAATGTAGATGACCTGATTAACAGAacagacacaaaacattgattACACATAAAAGGTCAGCGTAAATACAAACTGCTTACTCACGTGTGGCAAATCATTGATTTACCAACcaaatatatgtttgtgtgtgcaggtaAATGTCGGTTTACCTTCATGCAAGTGTTATAAAGAGAAATAAAGGACGTCAGGAGATCCAGGTATCTTGTGGTAAACACCAAGGCGAAGAGTATCTGACTCTTCCCAGAGATACCTGAGGGCACAAAGTAATTGCCTTAAAGagttatagttcacccaaaagctaaaattgtcattgtttactcaagctttacttgtttcaaatatttacaaaattctttcttcagttaaaaacacacaaatataaaaatatattgaagAATGCTAGAGAAAATGCTGCAAAGTAATTGTTTTTCCTAAAATGGAAGTCAGTAGTTTTCGGTTTCCAACATTTCTCACAATATCTGCTTTAGTGAAAGTAACTCAAAATTTTGGAAACggtttattttggggtgaactatccctttaaactcaCAGTAAACTTAGCAAAAGAGTTGCATTTAGGTTCTCAGAGCAAGTTTGATGTCAGTGTATGAGGACGACCGACCTGCCACGTCAATCCAAGTAACGCAATGCACTTTGGATATGCATAAATAATTTGACATGGACGAATTTCACTTCCAACACaataaaatgcactttttttctcacaatgcaaatatttttttagatgCAACATGTCTTCTGCATACTAATTTAGCGTAATTAGTTACGTTGATGACGAgattgtagatagatagatagatagatagatagatagatagatagatagatagatagatagatagatagatagatagatagatgcacaAATACTGATGTTTGATCTGATCTGATGTAACTTACACTGATAATTGATCTGCAATTAGTAACTAGGCCTAAAGTTTTTAGCCATTTCTGTCACTTCAGCAAGAACATGAATACAGTCACACACTTGCACAACATTAGCAGTCAAAACACGATACATTTAATATCGTAAATCCATATTTAGTCTATTAGACTTCAAATTTGCGTTTCAATTGAACCAACTGACAAGACTTCATCAGCTTATAACTCTAGCTAACCCACTAGCTTACATGCTACACAAATTGTACTTCATTTATCGCTTCGTGTTTGCATAAAAAAGATAACATGGGCTTTCAGGACATCATATTTCAGGCTACagtattttctctctttttaaaaCACACACTTTAAATCAGAGAAACGCGAGGAAATGTTATTTTTGTAGCTGTTGAGTTGCTCTGACCTGCGCAGGACCTGCTTTTCCATATCTTGAGCAGCAGGATGATGATGGCGGCAAGATGAGACAGATCCCCGGTCAGCCGAAAGATATTCATGGTGTTTTTTTCCCTCTCGGGCGGCTTTCAGTGGCGGTGAAGAGAGCTCGCGGTGAGTGTGAAATGTGTAAACCGGCTCAGTGCCGCTCTCCTCCAGATCATTCCTCCACGAAATATGGCGAACGAGGGGCGACGTGGCCGGTGGACGTGACGTGGCCAACTGCGAACCCGCAATGAATGCTGGGAGGAGTAGTTGTATGCGGACCATTGGGACCGACCAGGGACCGACGCGTCGAGTCTGGCCACTCCCGCTAAAATTTGACGAAAAATCCTAAAATgctagtttttgttttgtgttttgtacattattaagtgtatatttttgCGGAGAAGTAACATGTTATGCATAAATATACACTTTAAttgttatttgaaaaaatatatgtattgttgtaagcagggctttacattaacacccgccaaattagtagatttcagctctggcggggACAGACACCTCCaccagccactttggctggttggaaatcatttttaaattgtagttttattAAAACTACTTGATTCGATTTGATTTGagcagggtttgacaataaaCATGGCCCAATATTCGAGCAAATGTGATATTAGAATCCAGAAGCAGTacaactgacaaaaataacttcGCGCAAGCAAAAGAATACAGGTGAATACAGAATGAGAGCATGATCACTCGCGCCAACTGCTGATGTGATACGCGTGACTGTTAAAAAGCGCGcgcgcgctcccgtttacttgcgcaaagcaaccgtGCCTAGAGGAAGCGCAACTGTGCGATAGGTTCCCTtagaaatagactggacaaagcgatgatcgtgcacccacagtcctgctgctttcaagagctcaagattttaaaaagtacacatattcttttgtaagcagcagcagtcactgttttcatttgaattatttttagaagagattattaacaggcctaacattaaccgtcattcattcattcattcattcattcattcattcattttcttgtcgcttagtccctttattaatccagggttgccacagcggaataaaccgccaacttatccagcatgtttttacgcggcgaatgcccttccagccgcaacccatctctgggaaacatcaacacttactcattcacacacacacacactcatacactacggacaatttagccaattcacctgtaccgcatgtctttggactgtgggggaaaccggagcacacggaggaaacccacgcaaacgcagggagaacatgcaaactccacacagaaacgccaactgagccgaggctcaaaccagcgaccttcttgctgtgaggcgatagcactacctgcTGTGCTACTGCGTCACCCTAACATTAACCATGTgcacggtatgtttcacctgctttcttttgcttagttatttttgttaatgtggtttcattatcatttttttacaacattgctttaatattagATTACTCCacgtttatgtgtagttaactatagtgatctgggacttttagacAGGAAagattactgtatatattttagagacatgacaataaatatttttaaatgtaatgttttttttaaagaaaagttttgttgaattaaatagTGCACCTATGAAGCTCTATGATAACCTCGatacacaaatgtattataagCTGTAAATCAATAGACCAGATGCTCAGAAGTCTAAATTCCTCCAGAGAGAGAAGATACGACAACAGTGAAGGACTCACAGAGGTAAGGTAAGAATAATAACTGTAGTGTAAAAATTTTACAgaaatataaaatcaaataaataaaaataaaacaagttctAGGCTTTTTTCACACTTATCTAATGACCTCAGTCTTATTTACACTCTCTAATAACACTCTCTTCACTCTCTTTTCTCTTTCTTCACAGGGATTTATGGCTGTATCACTAATAAGGTAagtaatattatgttatatttttcagtttttctattgttaagatctaatattatattttggttactattataaacaataatataaaactaatatactaataacaatattattttaaaggtttatgaaagttagtaatataatattaaaactgttttatcATTCAACATATGTTTAAAATTTTCCTTCTTAAACCAATGAACTTCTTTCAATAAAGTTTCGAAAATTGCAAAGAATGAACACTCTAATGAAACaatgtacaaattaaataaaaatgaaagtaaaacattTACTTAAAAGATTTCAAAATGTCCCAAAAATAGAGCACAGGTGatgaacattgaaaatgattcCTTCGCAACACAACTAGATTTCAAATTTAGTTCCAGAAATCCAGGATGTTGAActtgtgagtgtgttgtaaaATTTACACTCCTAACATGACGCTGAATAAGTTCTACTTTGAATCTTTTAGACAGGTGTATACGAAGAATCCACTTAACGGGAGGCtcgccagtccaactccacaattaGACACACACAGATGAAAGTTGAGACAATCCACAATCCAGGAAAAGAGTTCACACCTCAATCAAGTCGAATCCAGAGCAGATCACATTCAGCAACTGACGTCAATAGAACATCTCACCAGAAGAagatgcacaaacaaacaaaactaaacaaacaaacaagcaaaaaacctggccttgaaaacacaaggccaaatgaaccattagcattttacagtgGATGCATTATCTCAGCTTAACACATTTATAATTAAACAGCAACAATAAATAACCATGTATTCTTCTCTATGCTGAATTTCTGTCTTTTCTATTTCTTACTCTTATTTGGCATTAATTTTTACAAATGACATCATTTTACTTAGATTCTCTCACTTAAACTTTACACAATCACTTGTATAATACTGTGTAACACACAAACATTTCACAATAATtactgctgtttttgtttttatttcactctCATATACATTGTTGTGATTTTTACTAGACCAAACAAAGGAATAATGAAACACATTTTTGTCACTAGTTTCAATCTTGTTATaatgaaaacaatttaaaaaaacacgaactcaccaaggaaatcattcaaaatcaaagcaaaaaaccaggaaaactccaggtggcactcgtgcgcagatttcactctcagatacaaatcttgtttttctctcaatccttcaatgaaaatatatgatataaatcatttcagcatcTTATTAATGGTAATATTTCACAGCTAACACGCATTTAAAACACTAAAAGAAATAAATCTAATAGTTTTCTACTGTTCATAATATAACAACTTACATCTCTGCATTCCCTTGCAaacactgaatcaccatagcaacggtaagcacaagctaacagacaagagagatttgttattgtttgtaaagctgatctgctgctatagcggaagcaaagagcttagaatatggatttttcccagtagggcatccgctgtgtaaaacctatgctggataagttaacggttaATTCCAGtcaacccttgatgaataaagggactaaggcgagagaaaatggatgaataaaagattagcttgtcattttttattttctcaaacactctcacattctctctctctcacacacacacacacaaacacacatatatgatCTTAGGTCAAGAAAGTAAGCTTTTTTTATACAGCAACTGTAAAATGACTAATTCAAATGACTCATTCTACCTCTTCCCAAAAGGGAATCCCAGCAGCAGGCAAGAGCATAAGATTATGTACATGCTTTCtaatctaaaaatgtaaaaggggcctggctgcagacttggtgcaaatgcaatctgagctgcatccaatgctttttaatgcgctctgCTTACCCCAGccttaaccctacccctcacaatgATGTCACAAGGTGCAATCTCAGCTtgtatcataaaggctgcatccagattctATTGAAAAAAAGGTCGATATAATTAAAGTTAATGGGGCAATAACAGCCACCAACATACCAGCAGAGTCTATTAttgaatttttgaaaaatttcaaagcattttcccaaaatatgtgttgGAATTACATATCCACATTACATACACTGATATTTCATATcagtttgctgaaacacagagaaatttgtggccaaattaagactcaaactCAAGCCAGAgtagatgaaaacatccccaacagcacaaaaggggtatgtattattattttgttattagttTGGTAATAACtgcaaatgtagattttttttctgttgcaattgTATGGAATTAATAATGCAATAACaaaatttgaatatatttgaaCTCTAGATATTCTAATGCAATCtaacagcaattcgtaactttttcatttagtggctaattcgtatgatctaattcgtacaatttagtacgatttgctcatcacccaatgatggttgtaTATTTTCGTAAGACTGAACTTAcaaattagccacaaaactgacaaaacgtaaattaCTTCTGATCAGGCTGATTTTGTTTTACTCTGGATGGGTTTTCATGAGAAAGAAAtctataaaaatgttattatattcctttattctcttttcggcttagtctctttattaatctggggtcactactGAGGAATGATCTGCTAACTTATCCATAATATGTTTtaatcagcggatgcccttccagctgcaacccaacactgggaaacatccatacacactcattaacactcttacactgcggacaattttagcttacacaattcacctgtagcttaccgcatgtctttagacttgtgggggaaactggagcaaactggaacatgcaaacttcacataaaaacgccaactgacccagccgaagctcgaaccagcgaccttcttgctgtgaggtgatcgtgctacccactgcgccatcgtgcagccacatgttattaaatattattatttatttactttttacttctttgctaaaacaaataattttcctTACATTAACCATATATGGTAGAACATTAAGCCCATTACACCAGTGTtgcagtaaatgatgacaaacacTTTCTCACAAGGAAGGAAGAAGTGAGGGGAGGGCCTGTCTTACTTCTCATTTTTGCATGTGGTTTGTCATTTCAGTTTCAGGCGAGATAACTGTGTTTCCGATGTCTAGCGAGAtgaaaaacaatcaaaaacagaCATTAATGAAAGGAAGAGGAGTCACACATTCCTGTGGCATCACTTTCCCctttaccatcatcatcatcatcatattcttCACTTTCAACTCAGGTAAGCAGAGGTTCAGCTTTTAGGGAAATACCACACGTCTTtatctttacatttatttacttatggcAGATGCTTTATGCAAAGCGACTTGCAAATGAGGacaagaaaagcaaaacaaattaacaaatgagTGTTATGCTCGTCCTGATCGTATATCCCTCATAAGTATGTCTTTTTACCGCGTAAAAAGAGATCTATTTACAATCAATTATTGATTATGTTTAGAATAATTAAGCAGGTTGCTTTCTAAATagcataaaaacaaaatgcaacttaCACTGCTTACTGAGGCAgcagagcaaaaaataaataaaatactttagtgactaaaatcaagttaaaaagaaattattttaaagaagcCATTGAATGCACTGATTTTGTTGCTTCATTGTAAATATACACAGCagattttaaaacacattatccAAAAAAAAGATGAAGTTATGCAGACAATATGGTAATAAATCCTAAAACAAGAAGACCCTTGCTTAAGAAGTCAGACAATACATTGTAGTGTGAGCATGACAGAAATCAGCTCATCATTTCAGGGTGTTTAAAGTGATGATCATAGCAGTCATtttttcgtttattcattcattttcattcagcttagtctctattttagaggtcgccacagcggaatgaaccgccaactgttgcAGCGcatgttttttgcagcggatacccttccagtcacaacccagtactggaaaacacccatagcctctcacactcatacactacggccaatttagcttattcagttctcctatagcgcatgcctttggactgtgggggaaacccgaagCAACTGTAGAGGGAGACACAGGACGACTTCAATTGTCGCAACTCTTTCTCCTTTGCTCTGCTATATACTGTACGAGTTATTGTTGCTTGGCAACCACTCAATTATAAGTACTGATCACATAGTTCAATCACAAGTGCCGAGaaatatgtccgaattcatagtatTTGAAAACAATGATAAATGGTGGATATACGTTCAAATCCCATTCATAACACTCTCGTTCATACTATATAGAGCACACTTTTCTGTTGGTCGTGAAGTAAATTCAAATTTATATGTAGTACCTACTCGAGTTGTACTTTTTTTAAGTAGTAGATTTTGGATGCATAGTGAGTTAATTAGGACGTAACTATATAACAGagccatagagagagagagagagagagagaaagagttgcGACAACTCCATTGACTCCAACAGAACGTTTTTCCAACAGCAATGGGAGCTCACTATTTCCTCTCACTATATTTCCCAAAAGTTAGCGCTTACAGCCATGTTACT
This portion of the Danio rerio strain Tuebingen ecotype United States chromosome 3, GRCz12tu, whole genome shotgun sequence genome encodes:
- the kdelr2a gene encoding ER lumen protein-retaining receptor 2; protein product: MNIFRLTGDLSHLAAIIILLLKIWKSRSCAGISGKSQILFALVFTTRYLDLLTSFISLYNTCMKVIYIGCAYATVYLIYAKFRATYDGNHDTFRAEFLVVPVGGLAFLVNHDFSPLEILWTFSIYLESVAILPQLFMISKTGEAETITTHYLFCLGVYRALYLFNWIWRFYFEGFFDMIAIVAGVVQTILYCDFFYLYVTKVLKGKKLSLPA